From the genome of Deinococcus sp. AJ005, one region includes:
- the opp4C gene encoding oligopeptide ABC transporter permease: protein MTETLENRAAPGKRQRREGFWPTLIARFLKHKLAVLGLVVLILLGLLAIFAPLLAPYTFDGQDASIIGQPQPPSAAHWMGTDQLGRDAFTRVLYGARISLMVGLFSALLATFLGTLVGALSGYYRGWTDTVLMRITDVVLCIPLLPLIILLSGILRPSVALLIAIVGSLSWMGTARLVRSQFLSLREREFVEASRALGGGDNRVMFRHILPNALGPIIVSTTLSVGGTIMLESALSFLGLGVQPPTPTWGNLLNYASQWLTAAPWLAVFPGLMILITVLAVNFLGDGLRDAFDPRN, encoded by the coding sequence ATGACTGAGACCCTTGAGAACCGCGCCGCACCGGGCAAGCGTCAACGGCGCGAGGGCTTCTGGCCCACGTTGATTGCCCGCTTCCTGAAACACAAACTGGCCGTGCTGGGTCTGGTGGTGCTGATCCTGCTGGGCCTGCTGGCCATCTTCGCGCCGCTTCTCGCGCCGTATACCTTCGACGGCCAGGACGCCAGCATCATCGGCCAGCCGCAACCGCCCAGCGCCGCACACTGGATGGGCACCGATCAACTGGGCCGCGACGCCTTCACGCGGGTGCTGTACGGCGCGCGCATCTCGCTGATGGTGGGGCTGTTCAGCGCGCTGCTGGCCACCTTCCTGGGCACCCTGGTGGGCGCGCTCTCGGGCTATTACCGGGGCTGGACCGACACCGTGCTGATGCGCATCACCGACGTGGTGCTGTGCATTCCGTTGTTGCCGCTGATCATTTTGCTCTCGGGCATCCTGCGGCCCAGCGTGGCCCTGCTGATCGCCATCGTGGGCAGCCTGAGCTGGATGGGCACGGCCCGGCTGGTACGCAGCCAGTTCCTGAGCCTGCGCGAGCGCGAGTTCGTGGAAGCGTCGCGCGCGCTGGGCGGCGGCGACAACCGCGTGATGTTCCGCCACATCCTGCCCAACGCCCTCGGCCCGATCATCGTGTCCACCACGCTGTCGGTGGGCGGCACCATCATGCTCGAAAGTGCGCTGTCGTTCCTGGGCTTGGGCGTGCAACCGCCGACGCCCACCTGGGGCAACCTGCTGAACTACGCCAGCCAGTGGCTGACCGCCGCGCCGTGGCTGGCCGTTTTTCCCGGCCTGATGATCCTGATCACCGTCCTGGCCGTCAACTTCCTGGGCGACGGTTTGCGTGACGCCTTCGATCCACGCAACTGA
- a CDS encoding IclR family transcriptional regulator yields MSENVQSVERALDIINTIVAANRSLSVGELSQAMGLAPSTIHRILQTLTVKNYVFQDPQTKRYDIGPEIVDISSALYLRYDLVRRVRPYLQELVEVTGETAHIAQLYGTTAMYLSQVEPFSMVRMFTTPGSIAPLHCSDVGKVFLADLPTARVDEIVRKTGLPARTPHTITDEPALLAELLCVRSQGYALDDEEREVGVRCLSAGILNGARKVIAAIGVAGPTSRMSRGRIEEVSEAVIGMARRCADELIRQPMAELVGD; encoded by the coding sequence ATGAGCGAAAACGTCCAGAGTGTCGAGCGCGCCCTCGACATCATCAATACCATCGTGGCGGCCAACCGTTCGCTCAGTGTGGGGGAGCTGTCCCAGGCCATGGGTCTGGCTCCCAGCACCATCCACCGCATCCTTCAGACCCTGACCGTCAAGAACTACGTGTTTCAGGATCCCCAGACCAAACGCTACGACATCGGCCCCGAGATCGTGGACATCAGCAGCGCGCTGTATCTGCGCTACGACCTGGTGCGCCGGGTGCGTCCCTACCTTCAGGAACTGGTGGAGGTGACGGGGGAAACCGCCCACATCGCGCAGCTCTACGGCACCACGGCCATGTATCTCAGTCAGGTGGAGCCGTTCAGCATGGTCAGGATGTTCACCACCCCCGGCAGCATTGCCCCGCTACATTGCAGCGACGTGGGCAAGGTCTTTCTCGCCGATCTGCCCACCGCCCGCGTGGATGAAATCGTCCGCAAAACGGGCCTGCCCGCACGCACTCCCCACACCATTACGGACGAACCCGCGCTACTGGCCGAACTGCTGTGCGTCCGCAGCCAGGGCTACGCGCTGGACGATGAGGAGCGCGAGGTGGGCGTGCGGTGCCTTTCAGCAGGAATTCTCAACGGAGCGCGCAAGGTCATTGCCGCCATCGGTGTGGCGGGTCCCACCAGCCGCATGAGCCGTGGCCGCATCGAGGAAGTCAGCGAGGCGGTCATCGGCATGGCCCGGCGCTGCGCCGACGAACTGATCCGCCAGCCGATGGCCGAACTTGTGGGCGACTGA
- a CDS encoding peptide ABC transporter substrate-binding protein translates to MGNQIQTANSTMQKRLALGLSAAILLSGMGMAQQRGGTLTVGLGYDIDTLNVYSTGFLGDVQATVAEGLVAPNEKAEYVPVLATRVPTIQNGGIKVAADNKSMVVTYQLRPGVKWSDGKPFTSADVKFTWETVKDPKFIAESKDGTEDISSISTPNDLTVVVNYKRVAPDFKSTLFTFGILPKHTLEGKDLNTDNYNQMPLGTGPFKVTQYVKGQFVVLDRNPFYWRKDKAGVQLPYLDKMIFKIIPDSNTLVTQLKSGEIQMATSVPYSQIPQLSAQAGLKVIKNPVLSWQHLDFNLKGPAALRDINVRKAVAHGLDRATISKALGGYPIPIDTVVVPVFSYSSKDVPKYPYDPAKAKQLLEAAGYKAGSDGIRAKNGQRLSFKIMAQAGRSTDEDAQQVMIAQMKAIGIELKPDNKAGVALRDARYKGDYDLYYAGWITSADPSYGVFYSTKGVNNGQGYSNPKVDALLATADSSLDPAVRNKALRDFQTVLMQDLPTIPVTSNPSMIVLTDKLGGFVSNPTNMTNFINTSGWYMKK, encoded by the coding sequence ATGGGTAATCAGATTCAGACGGCGAATTCCACCATGCAGAAGCGTTTGGCACTCGGACTCAGCGCAGCAATTCTGCTGAGTGGAATGGGAATGGCGCAGCAGCGCGGCGGCACCCTGACCGTCGGACTCGGCTACGACATCGACACGCTCAATGTCTATTCGACGGGCTTTCTGGGCGATGTGCAGGCCACTGTGGCCGAGGGGCTGGTGGCCCCCAACGAGAAGGCGGAATACGTGCCCGTGCTGGCAACGCGCGTGCCCACCATTCAGAACGGCGGCATCAAGGTGGCCGCCGACAACAAGAGCATGGTGGTCACGTACCAGCTCCGGCCCGGCGTCAAGTGGTCCGACGGCAAGCCGTTTACCTCCGCCGACGTGAAATTCACCTGGGAGACGGTCAAGGATCCCAAGTTCATTGCCGAATCCAAGGACGGCACCGAGGACATCTCGTCCATCAGCACGCCCAACGATCTGACCGTGGTGGTCAACTACAAGCGGGTTGCCCCTGACTTCAAGAGCACCCTGTTTACCTTCGGCATCCTGCCTAAGCACACGCTGGAAGGCAAGGACCTCAACACCGACAACTACAACCAGATGCCGCTGGGCACCGGTCCCTTCAAGGTCACGCAGTACGTCAAGGGGCAGTTCGTGGTGCTGGACCGCAACCCCTTCTACTGGCGCAAGGACAAGGCGGGCGTGCAGCTTCCGTATCTGGACAAGATGATCTTTAAGATCATTCCCGACAGCAACACGCTGGTCACCCAGCTCAAGTCCGGCGAGATCCAGATGGCCACCAGCGTGCCGTACTCCCAGATTCCTCAGCTCAGCGCTCAGGCTGGCCTGAAGGTCATCAAGAACCCGGTGCTGTCCTGGCAACATCTGGACTTCAACCTGAAAGGTCCCGCCGCGCTGCGCGACATCAACGTTCGCAAGGCCGTGGCCCATGGCCTGGACAGGGCCACCATCTCCAAGGCGCTGGGCGGCTATCCCATTCCCATCGACACGGTGGTGGTGCCCGTCTTCTCGTACAGCAGCAAGGACGTGCCGAAATACCCCTACGATCCGGCCAAGGCCAAGCAACTGCTGGAAGCCGCCGGGTACAAGGCGGGAAGCGACGGCATCCGCGCCAAGAACGGTCAGCGCCTGAGCTTCAAGATCATGGCGCAGGCGGGCCGCTCCACCGACGAGGACGCCCAGCAGGTGATGATCGCCCAGATGAAGGCCATCGGCATCGAACTCAAGCCCGACAACAAGGCCGGGGTGGCCCTGCGCGACGCCCGCTACAAGGGCGACTATGACCTCTACTACGCCGGTTGGATCACTTCCGCCGATCCCTCGTACGGTGTGTTCTACAGCACCAAGGGCGTGAACAACGGCCAGGGCTACAGCAATCCCAAGGTTGACGCGTTGCTGGCGACGGCAGACAGCAGTCTGGACCCGGCGGTCAGGAACAAGGCCCTGCGCGACTTCCAGACGGTGCTGATGCAGGATCTGCCCACCATCCCCGTGACCTCCAACCCGTCCATGATCGTGTTGACCGACAAGCTCGGCGGCTTCGTCTCCAACCCCACCAACATGACCAACTTCATCAATACCAGCGGCTGGTACATGAAGAAATAA
- a CDS encoding ABC transporter permease, with translation MSLSYIFKRLLGMIPLLLGVSLILFGVLHLAPGGPLDVYADNPSVTQEALEQMKRAFGLDQPLPVQYFRWVTAFFQGEWGFSIRTAQPVMEEVLSRVPATLMLSGSAFFLALIVALPLGILSATRRYTGVDYFITLMSFLGISMPVFWLALMLQLLFAVQWRLLPSAGMQTIGDGSLLDILRHLALPVFILAFASVAGWSRYMRSSMVEILNQDYIRTARAKGVSARRVTYSHAFRNALIPVVTVVALDSAAILSGAVITETIFAWPGLGRLFIDSMNGRDYPVLMALLMVGSFALVVSNLVADLAYSLIDPRIRYD, from the coding sequence ATGAGTCTGTCGTACATCTTTAAACGCCTGCTGGGCATGATCCCGCTGCTGCTGGGCGTCTCGCTGATTCTGTTCGGGGTGCTGCATCTGGCCCCTGGCGGTCCACTAGACGTCTACGCTGACAACCCTTCTGTGACGCAGGAAGCGCTGGAGCAGATGAAACGCGCCTTCGGGCTGGATCAGCCGTTGCCCGTGCAGTATTTCAGGTGGGTCACGGCCTTCTTCCAGGGCGAGTGGGGCTTTTCCATCCGTACCGCGCAGCCCGTGATGGAGGAAGTGCTGTCGCGCGTGCCCGCCACGCTGATGCTGAGCGGCAGCGCCTTTTTCCTTGCCCTGATCGTGGCCCTGCCCCTGGGCATCCTGAGCGCCACCCGCCGCTATACCGGGGTGGACTACTTCATTACCCTGATGTCCTTTCTGGGCATCAGCATGCCCGTGTTCTGGCTGGCGCTGATGCTGCAACTGCTGTTCGCGGTGCAGTGGAGACTGCTGCCCTCGGCAGGCATGCAGACCATCGGGGACGGTTCGCTGCTCGACATCCTTCGTCATCTGGCCCTGCCGGTGTTCATCCTGGCCTTCGCCTCGGTGGCGGGCTGGAGCCGCTACATGCGCTCCAGCATGGTGGAAATCCTGAATCAGGACTACATCCGCACCGCCCGCGCCAAGGGCGTCTCGGCCCGGCGGGTCACGTATTCCCACGCCTTCAGGAACGCCCTGATTCCGGTGGTCACGGTGGTGGCCCTGGACTCGGCGGCAATCCTCTCTGGCGCGGTGATTACCGAGACGATCTTCGCCTGGCCGGGCCTGGGCCGCCTGTTTATCGACTCGATGAACGGACGCGATTACCCGGTGCTGATGGCCCTGCTGATGGTCGGCTCCTTCGCGCTGGTGGTCAGCAACCTCGTCGCAGATCTGGCCTACAGCCTGATTGATCCCAGGATTCGCTATGACTGA
- a CDS encoding response regulator transcription factor — protein MTEPVINVGLPLEPTVYLVDDDDAVRDALGFLLGTVGLNVRPFADGLELERALDAEGPPAIGCLLLDIRMPHISGLQLQLRLQERGVDLPVILLTGHADVELCRRAFRQGAADFLSKPVDETELLEAVQRAVRQHLRGRQRRAASGQARMRLSRLSAREHDVLRGILDGQTSKQTARTLEISARTVETHRASLFAKLEADSLAGVIRIALEGEDV, from the coding sequence GTGACTGAGCCAGTCATCAATGTTGGCCTGCCGCTGGAACCCACCGTCTATCTGGTAGATGACGACGACGCGGTGCGCGACGCGCTGGGCTTTTTGCTGGGAACGGTGGGCCTGAACGTACGCCCCTTTGCCGACGGGCTGGAGCTGGAACGCGCCCTGGACGCCGAGGGGCCGCCCGCCATCGGCTGCCTGCTGCTGGACATTCGGATGCCGCACATCAGCGGCCTACAATTGCAATTGCGTTTGCAAGAGCGTGGCGTAGACCTCCCCGTGATCCTGCTGACCGGACATGCCGACGTGGAACTGTGCCGCCGGGCCTTTCGTCAGGGCGCGGCGGATTTTCTGAGCAAACCCGTGGACGAGACTGAGTTGCTGGAGGCCGTGCAGCGGGCCGTGCGCCAGCATCTGCGGGGGCGTCAGCGGCGGGCGGCCAGCGGACAGGCCCGGATGCGCCTCTCGCGCCTGTCCGCCCGCGAACACGACGTTCTGCGCGGCATTCTGGACGGCCAGACCAGCAAGCAGACCGCCCGCACGCTGGAGATTTCTGCCCGCACCGTGGAAACCCACCGCGCCAGCCTGTTTGCCAAGCTGGAGGCCGATTCACTCGCTGGGGTGATCCGCATCGCGCTGGAAGGAGAAGATGTTTGA
- a CDS encoding Gfo/Idh/MocA family protein — MTFRWGVLGAARIARAFIPAIRAAGGEVTMLGAREPQSTRVQTFAHDWAIPITGSYQDVIDADLDAVYIALPNALHLPWSTAALQAGKHVLAEKPLTLNAHEARELADVAEASGRVLLEGFAYRFTPQHRALLDAVRGGQLGEVRAYRGAFGFTVRNAEDIRLQPGLGGGALYDIGCYPVNEARMLLGEPLAVTAQARWTPDGVDVSMSAVLDYSHVGHGALASIDCGFDWLSGGRIGRSQVLGTGGVMELDRAFFSDEPEFVLTRDSERQTLAPGNGYALMAAHFQRVVRGEETVLYPPEDAVQQARVLDALLQSAREGRRITL, encoded by the coding sequence ATGACCTTTCGCTGGGGCGTTCTCGGCGCGGCCCGCATCGCCCGCGCCTTCATTCCTGCCATCCGGGCCGCTGGAGGCGAGGTCACGATGCTTGGCGCGCGCGAGCCACAGTCCACCCGCGTGCAGACCTTCGCCCACGACTGGGCTATTCCAATCACTGGAAGCTATCAGGACGTCATCGACGCCGATCTGGACGCCGTCTACATTGCTCTCCCCAACGCCCTGCATCTGCCCTGGAGTACCGCCGCCCTTCAGGCCGGCAAGCATGTCCTGGCCGAGAAGCCGCTGACCCTGAATGCCCACGAGGCGCGCGAACTGGCCGACGTGGCTGAGGCCAGCGGGCGGGTGCTGCTGGAAGGTTTCGCCTACCGTTTCACGCCGCAGCACCGCGCCCTGCTGGACGCGGTTCGTGGTGGTCAACTCGGCGAGGTCCGGGCGTACCGGGGGGCTTTCGGCTTCACTGTGCGGAATGCCGAGGACATTCGCCTGCAACCCGGACTGGGGGGCGGCGCGCTCTACGACATCGGCTGCTATCCGGTCAACGAGGCCCGGATGCTGCTGGGCGAACCGCTGGCGGTGACGGCCCAGGCCCGCTGGACGCCAGACGGTGTGGACGTGTCCATGTCCGCCGTGCTGGACTACAGCCACGTCGGACATGGGGCGCTGGCGAGCATCGACTGCGGCTTCGACTGGCTGTCGGGAGGCCGGATTGGCCGCTCGCAGGTGCTGGGGACAGGCGGGGTGATGGAACTGGACCGGGCATTTTTCAGCGATGAGCCAGAGTTCGTTCTGACCCGTGACAGTGAGCGGCAGACGCTGGCTCCCGGCAACGGCTACGCCCTGATGGCCGCCCACTTTCAGCGGGTGGTGCGGGGCGAGGAAACCGTGCTGTATCCGCCTGAAGACGCGGTGCAGCAGGCCAGGGTGCTGGACGCGCTGCTGCAATCGGCGCGCGAGGGCCGCCGGATCACGCTGTGA
- a CDS encoding ketopantoate reductase family protein — protein MKITILGAGAIGGLAGAYMAGAGHDVTLVDRWAEHIDAIKANGITVDGVRGDLHFDVKALHPSELEGPLEAVLIATKSQHTIEALESVLPLFGPETFVVSYQNGFNEHDIAARLTEAGLGGLERVIGSIPNYGGALVDPGYLEFVHEGAIQLGEMTGERTPRLLELAEMLSALTEVQLSDNIWGQIWAKEVYSAQVVFSALVNAPIRETLGVERYAKIAGAVVREALEIAEANGITVEAFDFFDPANYKPQTPADTQKLIDNINHAVWLLKKDQKPDAHQFKKKGSGIWWDIVYRNRPSEVRSSNGKLVDYAAQVGADSRLNAKLCEMIYEIEGGQRQLGFENYDELEAYIASIGKALP, from the coding sequence ATGAAGATCACCATTCTGGGCGCAGGAGCCATCGGCGGCCTCGCCGGAGCCTATATGGCAGGAGCTGGACACGACGTGACGCTGGTGGACCGCTGGGCCGAGCATATCGACGCCATCAAGGCAAATGGAATCACGGTAGACGGTGTGCGCGGAGACTTGCACTTCGACGTGAAAGCCTTGCACCCCAGTGAGCTGGAAGGCCCATTGGAGGCCGTGCTGATCGCCACCAAGAGCCAGCACACCATCGAGGCTCTGGAAAGCGTGCTGCCCCTGTTCGGCCCCGAGACGTTCGTGGTGTCGTACCAGAACGGTTTCAACGAACATGACATCGCCGCCCGGCTGACCGAGGCAGGACTGGGCGGCCTGGAACGCGTGATCGGTTCCATCCCCAATTACGGCGGCGCGCTGGTGGACCCCGGCTACCTGGAATTCGTCCACGAGGGGGCCATTCAACTGGGCGAGATGACGGGTGAGCGCACCCCGCGCCTGCTGGAACTGGCAGAAATGCTCTCGGCACTGACCGAGGTGCAACTCTCAGACAACATCTGGGGGCAGATCTGGGCCAAGGAGGTCTACAGCGCCCAGGTAGTCTTCAGCGCCCTGGTCAACGCACCGATCCGCGAGACGCTGGGTGTGGAGCGGTACGCCAAAATCGCGGGCGCGGTGGTGCGTGAGGCGCTGGAAATCGCTGAGGCCAACGGCATTACGGTGGAGGCCTTTGATTTCTTTGATCCGGCCAACTACAAGCCGCAGACGCCTGCCGACACGCAAAAGCTGATCGACAACATCAACCATGCGGTCTGGCTGCTCAAGAAGGACCAGAAACCCGACGCCCATCAGTTCAAGAAAAAGGGCAGCGGCATCTGGTGGGACATTGTCTACCGCAACCGCCCCTCCGAGGTGCGCTCCAGCAACGGCAAGCTGGTGGACTACGCCGCGCAGGTGGGGGCCGACTCGCGCCTGAATGCCAAGCTGTGCGAGATGATCTACGAGATCGAGGGCGGTCAGCGGCAACTCGGCTTTGAAAATTATGACGAGCTGGAAGCGTATATCGCCTCTATCGGCAAGGCGCTGCCATGA
- a CDS encoding ATP-binding protein — translation MKRLSLAVLIWLLLVGAGMAALFTGARGQFTETFNTDARILHRVLSQRMEQQEAVLNAVDALGMDVLGQGMDTAALGRYLDTLLRPYPQVVAVERCAAGGCRVLGTPAETPPKLAPPLSPDPAVRWPEGGGPLYALSRGDVRVWVDARRLAGALDSGAAPLTYTLFQPATGAVIVNHTQEGGTRAASTTLRVEKVLGTALQPLPIVISRPVPWEVWPWIGGLLWTLLTAGLTVLVWRLLEARRTAQHALLDERARAGGVVEAASEAIVALDALHQVTLANPAARAALAHLLPPGTDLRDVTTFQATLSQAPFDPASFWDSAKPVALPEGLTLLRNGEAVQVEGSLSPLPGADRTLRGRVLIVREVGPLQRRMLEHLEDGERRVREHEDMLAHVSRLSTLGEMGAGLAHELNQPLTAIVSYGQAAARLLDDPEPDLARVRHAVGASVTQAVRAAQIIVRLRQWVRRSPSQTRPTDLVQAVQNVLTLCRADLNRLGVRVVTDYADAPLVQADPVQLEQIVLNLLRNALDAVQDTPDPVIELSIVLEKGGWSLSVSDNGPGIAAEVAPRLFTPFTTSKSGGLGLGLSLSQTLAQGMGGDLSGANADAGGAVFTLSLPRLQLEAASD, via the coding sequence ATGAAACGCCTGTCGCTCGCCGTCCTGATCTGGCTGCTGCTGGTTGGGGCGGGTATGGCGGCGCTTTTCACCGGGGCGCGCGGGCAATTCACGGAGACGTTTAACACCGACGCCCGCATCCTGCACCGCGTCCTGTCGCAGCGCATGGAGCAGCAGGAAGCCGTGCTGAACGCCGTGGACGCACTGGGCATGGATGTGTTGGGGCAGGGGATGGACACAGCGGCGCTGGGCCGCTATCTGGACACTTTGCTGCGCCCCTACCCACAGGTGGTGGCGGTGGAACGTTGCGCGGCAGGGGGCTGTCGGGTGCTGGGAACGCCCGCCGAGACGCCGCCAAAACTGGCTCCCCCCCTGTCCCCAGATCCCGCCGTGCGCTGGCCGGAAGGTGGCGGTCCGCTGTACGCACTGTCGCGCGGTGATGTGCGGGTGTGGGTGGACGCGCGGCGCTTGGCCGGGGCGCTGGACAGTGGGGCCGCGCCGCTGACCTACACACTGTTTCAACCCGCCACGGGCGCGGTGATCGTGAATCATACGCAAGAGGGTGGGACCAGGGCAGCCTCCACCACATTGCGGGTGGAAAAGGTACTGGGGACGGCCCTGCAACCCTTGCCCATCGTCATCTCGCGCCCGGTGCCATGGGAGGTCTGGCCATGGATAGGGGGTCTGTTGTGGACTTTGCTGACGGCGGGCCTGACCGTACTGGTCTGGCGACTGCTGGAAGCCCGGAGGACCGCGCAACACGCCCTGCTGGACGAACGGGCGCGGGCCGGGGGCGTGGTGGAGGCCGCCTCAGAGGCCATCGTGGCGCTGGACGCCCTGCACCAGGTCACGCTGGCAAATCCGGCGGCACGGGCGGCGCTGGCCCACCTGCTGCCGCCCGGCACCGATCTGCGCGACGTGACTACCTTTCAGGCCACGCTGTCGCAGGCTCCATTTGACCCCGCGTCCTTCTGGGACAGCGCCAAGCCCGTCGCCCTGCCCGAAGGTCTGACCCTGTTGCGGAACGGCGAAGCGGTGCAGGTGGAAGGTTCTTTATCTCCCCTGCCCGGCGCGGACAGAACCTTGCGCGGACGCGTGTTGATCGTGCGCGAGGTGGGGCCGCTCCAGCGCCGGATGCTGGAACATCTGGAAGACGGTGAGCGGCGCGTGCGCGAACACGAGGACATGCTGGCCCACGTCTCGCGCCTGTCCACCCTGGGCGAGATGGGCGCGGGTCTGGCGCACGAGCTGAACCAGCCGCTGACCGCCATCGTCAGCTACGGGCAGGCGGCGGCGCGGCTGCTGGACGATCCCGAACCCGATCTGGCGCGGGTACGGCATGCTGTAGGCGCGTCGGTCACGCAGGCGGTGCGGGCAGCGCAGATCATCGTCCGGCTGCGGCAGTGGGTGCGCCGTTCGCCCAGCCAGACCCGGCCTACCGATCTGGTTCAGGCCGTGCAGAACGTGCTGACCCTATGCCGCGCGGACCTGAACCGCCTGGGCGTGCGGGTGGTCACAGATTATGCCGACGCGCCATTGGTTCAGGCCGATCCGGTGCAACTGGAACAGATCGTCCTGAACTTGCTCAGAAACGCGCTGGACGCTGTACAGGACACCCCTGATCCTGTCATTGAGCTGAGCATCGTGCTGGAGAAAGGTGGCTGGAGTCTGAGTGTGAGCGACAACGGCCCCGGAATTGCTGCCGAGGTTGCGCCGCGCCTGTTCACGCCGTTTACCACCAGCAAATCGGGTGGCCTGGGCCTGGGCCTGAGTCTGTCGCAGACGCTGGCGCAGGGGATGGGCGGTGACCTGAGCGGCGCGAATGCTGATGCGGGAGGCGCGGTCTTCACCCTCAGCCTGCCGCGTCTGCAACTGGAGGCTGCCAGTGACTGA
- a CDS encoding Xaa-Pro peptidase family protein yields MTDIVFSESDRLEIGADEYRLRRERVLHLLAEREIDALCVFGPTRVAYLSGFFFSPTERPIALVLTADGKVAALLPNLELSHFQQQGPSLDDSAIYPEYPGGGSGQHPLLFLRDLLSRLGVLGKVIAADVNGYEHRWGYRGPALSAVLEQSIQADVALIDDLRMVKSAAEIALMTEACRWGDHAHRLMQDSIRVGSEELLVSHGASLQATRDLLAELGGRYVPKAREGLPANAMFIRGSNTAHPHGLHEAGAVAAGDVLVTGAYGVVGGYESELERTMIVGKPNAEFQRYFAAMLAAQQCGLDALRPGRTCAEVETDVRRFIREELEMDDLVRHHTGHGFGLEGHEHPFLDLDDHTVIQAGMVFSVEPGLYVPEFAGFRHSDTVVITDSGMERLSLYSRELDDLVVTG; encoded by the coding sequence ATGACCGACATCGTTTTTTCTGAGTCCGACAGGCTGGAGATCGGCGCGGATGAATACAGACTGCGCCGTGAACGGGTTCTCCACCTTCTTGCAGAGCGGGAAATCGACGCCCTGTGCGTGTTCGGACCCACACGCGTGGCCTACCTAAGCGGCTTTTTCTTCTCCCCTACCGAGCGGCCTATCGCTCTGGTCCTGACGGCAGACGGCAAGGTGGCCGCCCTGCTGCCGAACCTCGAACTCAGTCACTTTCAGCAGCAGGGGCCGAGTCTGGATGACAGCGCCATCTATCCTGAATACCCGGGCGGCGGCTCCGGGCAGCATCCCCTGCTGTTCCTGCGCGACCTCCTCTCCAGGCTGGGTGTGCTGGGCAAGGTGATCGCGGCAGACGTGAACGGCTACGAACACCGCTGGGGCTACCGGGGGCCAGCGCTCAGCGCCGTGCTGGAACAATCCATTCAGGCAGATGTGGCCCTGATCGACGATCTGCGGATGGTCAAGAGCGCCGCCGAGATCGCCCTGATGACCGAGGCGTGCCGCTGGGGAGACCATGCGCACCGATTGATGCAGGACAGTATCCGTGTCGGAAGTGAAGAATTGCTCGTCTCGCATGGGGCCAGTTTGCAGGCCACCCGCGATCTGCTGGCCGAGCTGGGCGGACGTTACGTGCCCAAAGCCCGCGAGGGCCTGCCTGCCAACGCCATGTTCATTCGCGGCAGCAACACCGCCCACCCACACGGCCTGCACGAGGCGGGCGCGGTGGCGGCGGGGGATGTGCTGGTGACGGGCGCATACGGCGTGGTGGGGGGCTACGAATCCGAACTGGAACGCACCATGATCGTCGGAAAGCCGAATGCCGAGTTTCAGCGGTATTTTGCGGCGATGCTGGCCGCCCAGCAATGTGGCCTCGACGCCCTGCGCCCCGGACGGACCTGCGCGGAAGTTGAAACCGACGTTCGCCGTTTTATTCGTGAGGAACTGGAGATGGACGATCTGGTTCGCCACCACACCGGACACGGCTTCGGACTGGAAGGGCACGAACATCCCTTCCTGGATCTGGACGACCACACGGTGATCCAGGCGGGCATGGTGTTCTCGGTGGAGCCTGGGCTGTACGTGCCAGAGTTCGCCGGGTTCCGGCATTCCGACACCGTGGTCATCACCGACTCAGGAATGGAGCGTCTCAGCCTGTATTCGCGTGAACTGGATGATCTGGTGGTAACAGGATGA